In Lineus longissimus chromosome 13, tnLinLong1.2, whole genome shotgun sequence, one genomic interval encodes:
- the LOC135497564 gene encoding KAT8 regulatory NSL complex subunit 1-like, with product MSSDTPPVCNLKDRILTDLNKLSGRLAINVRACMSRPLPLRLCCMAAMAPALTEAATTPRVKLLSPPDTHEKELNGGDHQALVGDCTITRSPVQKIHNLAKTKLVSITQKDFLQNSKFKIHTAEEAKLIAGKQTFGTLKLVHPKTFKDLQDLYQQRDRLFLKSNQNGDLFVTDSMNQDLLNGTATTTSTTATGVPVGKTSIMTMNGKSVAPDKPAILLQQKVPQAHAGSLNTKTTNGGVSNSGEVGDVTKAGCGDSVLESADMPTQMPVDGSGDADILHSPCPQSPQEDNMKDSVSEVTRRQRMQEKRAQRLLRRVRRLQARQSHAHVSDQLTGLVGHQHKSLESMAKSIKVPPTNTDYKTELLQSENIKNLSTASLVNLVRKLQSSQPITLKQRLTSSQSDAASVIRLDEDFCAEIEKTSSQMVSDIRQLETALDSDATESSSGGESCDEMDYEDYSNYRQTPLHRRAEWRWAQERAEVATRWTWLQAQVSDLEYRIRTHSDIHKQLRNSKGSVVLGEPPTIENLLKLSVLRTGGKKLSPIEAKIAKIEKQNEMSPVNLSVLLNNVDHQAQKLTQSLVGNCFSPLQGPGLNKNRTTNGYVDTPVLVNNLDTQDGGCASKDVSDNVDNSCVAARCRPVRSYRKRKLYRTTGLHLASRKASRLSTVRCQCYPPSTPCAMCGGRYNNTVPLDSDTLPPAEKVALLDNSFHSVLSFPQDIPLQIHFESLLKSGDWQNKSLHKQVKQQQAASPLEKRRNNKISPTVDHVRKQSKKLAKTAVSLLSQKYRTKYSDRSRSRCPVSKMTLQEKRQRRQELKRRKIAKKLALAMKKKEKRERRFSLPASYYHKTPCSTANASPRDTPPPSTPGSVSCPASSAMLKEMKELMKKRRGESAFDINNIVIPYSIAAATRVTKIEYKEIITPKWRELSVENAGLESHVNEVTPLPPDVETKETLPSNANGMIIMRKVDEEAEEMEDLTDDEFAMRHLRCEIKEKKRYMTYITKNKRNRGSRTESGAATPDPMGQPEHSPNEPNLVSSFNSGFGTPPSTPIGGVRFEEGRRRSGSISCSYGSKRERDRSLSGDHLDRMFTSTPEFEEVLIPPWEPREFPISEEEYDGMKREMEDVINRVPTPPIVMEESEMLPPMQSEPVTPINSSPPSPLPSTSSGSAGVSMLEEDPNDPEWTVVSPEPRPRNIVLKLAKR from the exons ATGAGCTCAGACACTCCACCTGTGTGTAACTTAAAAGATAGGATCTTGACTGACTTGAATAAATTATCTGGACGACTTGCCATAAATGTTAGAGCGTGTATGTCAAGACCTTTGCCACTGAGGCTATGTTGTATGGCCGCAATGGCTCCCGCGCTCACCGAGGCGGCTACCACACCAAGGGTTAAACTGCTCTCCCCACCCGACACTCATGAGAAAGAGCTGAACGGTGGGGATCATCAGGCCCTTGTAGGAGATTGCACAATTACGCGATCACCTGTGCAAAAAATACACAACTTAGCAAAGACGAAGTTGGTTTCAATAACCCAAAAAGATTTCCTGCAAAACTCGAAATTCAAAATCCATACCGCAGAAGAGGCGAAGTTAATTGCTGGAAAGCAGACGTTTGGAACTTTAAAACTGGTTCACCCAAAGACGTTTAAGGATTTACAAGATTTGTATCAGCAGAGGGATCGATTATTTCTGAAATCAAATCAGAACGGAGACCTTTTTGTCACAGACAGTATGAATCAGGACCTCCTGAATGGCACAGCAACAACAACGTCTACAACAGCTACTGGTGTGCCAGTTGGGAAAACTTCCATTATGACCATGAACGGCAAGTCAGTTGCTCCAGATAAGCCTGCGATTTTGCTCCAGCAGAAGGTTCCCCAGGCCCACGCAGGGTCCTTGAACACAAAAACAACCAATGGAGGTGTGTCAAATTCTGGTGAAGTTGGTGATGTCACAAAAGCGGGCTGTGGAGACAGTGTGTTGGAGTCCGCTGATATGCCCACACAGATGCCAGTCGATGGGTCTGGTGATGCGGACATTTTGCATTCACCATGCCCCCAATCTCCTCAAGAAGACAACATGAAGGATTCTGTAAGTGAGGTCACCAGACGACAACGGATGCAAGAGAAAAGGGCCCAGAGACTCCTGCGGCGCGTGAGACGGTTACAGGCACGTCAGTCTCACGCACACGTATCGGACCAGTTGACTGGTTTGGTGGGACACCAACACAAAAGCTTAGAATCCATGGCGAAATCGATAAAAGTCCCGCCGACAAACACTGATTACAAAACAGAATTACTTCAGAGTGAAAACATAAAGAATCTATCGACAGCATCTTTAGTAAATCTTGTCCGGAAGTTACAGTCATCCCAGCCAATCACATTAAAGCAGAGGTTGACAAGTTCGCAATCGGATGCTGCCAGTGTGATTCGATTGGATGAAGACTTCTGTGCTGAAATCGAGAAAACGTCGAGTCAAATGGTGTCGGATATCCGCCAACTCGAGACTGCACTTGATTCGGATGCGACGGAGAGCAGCTCGGGCGGTGAAAGCTGTGATGAAATGGATTACGAAGATTACAGTAATTACAGACAAACGCCATT ACATCGGCGAGCTGAATGGCGATGGGCACAAGAGCGAGCTGAGGTTGCGACCCGGTGGACGTGGTTACAGGCGCAAGTCTCGGACTTGGAGTATCGAATACGAACTCACAGTGATATTCACAAGCAGTTACGAAACTCTAAAGGTTCAGTTGTCCTTGGTGAACCACCAACGATAGAAAATCTCCTGAAGCTTAGTGTGTTGCGGACAGGTGGGAAAAAATTATCTCCGATTGAGGCAAAGATTGCTAAAATTGAGAAACAGAACGAGATGTCGCCGGTGAATCTTTCTGTGTTGTTGAATAATGTTGACCACCAGGCTCAAAAATTGACACAGTCTTTAGTCGGTAACTGTTTCTCGCCATTGCAAGGTCCCGGTTTAAATAAAAATCGAACCACTAACGGATACGTCGACACTCCGGTGTTGGTGAATAATCTGGATACGCAAGACGGCGGGTGTGCATCAAAGGATGTCAGTGATAATGTGGATAATTCTTGTGTTGCGGCACGGTGTCGCCCAGTTCGGAGTTACCGGAAACGGAAGTTATATCGAACAACTGGATTACATCTTGCAAGTCGGAAGGCTTCGCGGCTGTCGACTGTTCGTTGTCAGTGCTATCCTCCGTCGACACCATGTGCTATGTGTGGCGGTCGATATAACAATACGGTGCCGCTCGATTCCGATACGTTACCGCCAGCTGAGAAGGTGGCGCTACTGGACAATTCTTTTCACTCAGTGCTTTCATTCCCTCAAG ATATTCCGTTACAAATTCACTTTGAGTCATTGCTCAAGAGTGGCGACTGGCAGAACAAATCGTTACACAAGCAAGTCAAGCAACAGCAAGCCGCGTCACCGTTAGAAAAGCGGAGAAATAACAAGATCTCACCGACTGTGGACCATGTGCGGAAACAGAGTAAAAAGTTGGCCAAGACAGCCGTGTCATTACTTTCTCAGA AATATCGGACGAAGTACAGTGATAGATCTCGGTCGCGTTGTCCTGTGTCGAAAATGACTTTACAAGAAAAGCGGCAACGCCGACAGGAGTTGAAGCGACGGAAGATTGCTAAGAAATTAGCATTAG ccatgaaaaagaaagaaaaacgcGAGCGAAGGTTCTCGTTGCCAGCCAGTTACTACCACAAGACGCCGTGTTCGACAGCCAATGCGAGTCCCCGTGACACGCCCCCGCCATCAACGCCGGGTAGCGTCAGTTGTCCTGCATCGTCGGCCATGTTGAAGGAGATGAAGGAACTGATGAAGAAGCGGCGCGGGGAGAGCGCGTTTGATATCAACAATATTGTGATTCCATATAGTATAGCGGCCGCAACTCGGGTGACCAAGATTGAGTACAAGGAGATCATCACTCCAAA ATGGCGCGAGTTGTCTGTTGAGAATGCAGGTTTGGAGAGTCATGTCAACGAAGTTACGCCGCTCCCTCCTGACGTGGAGACCAAAGAGACGTTGCCGTCTAATGCTAACGGGATGATCATCATGAGGAAGGTAGATGAAGAGGCAGAGGAG ATGGAAGATTTGACTGATGACGAGTTTGCAATGCGCCATCTTCGCTGTGAGATCAAGGAGAAGAAGCGTTACATGACGTACATCACGAAAAACAAACGCAACCGTGGATCAAGAACCGAAAGTGGTGCGGCGACCCCGGACCCAATGGGGCAGCCGGAACACAGTCCAAATGAACCGAACCTTGTGTCGTCATTCAATAGTGGTTTTGGGACTCCGCCATCAACTCCGATTGGTGGGGTACGGTTTGAAGAGGGTCGACGGCGAAGTGGGTCCATATCTTGTTCGTATGGTTCTAAACGGGAACGTGACCGGTCGTTGTCCGGTGATCATCTTGATCGCATGTTCACCTCAACGCCAGAGTTTGAGGAAGTCCTGATTCCGCCGTGGGAGCCGAGAGAATTCCCAATATCAGAGGAGGAGTATGATGGTATGAAGCGGGAAATGGAGGACGTGATAAATCGGGTGCCGACGCCCCCTATTGTGATGGAAGAGAGCGAGATGTTGCCGCCAATGCAATCTGAACCAGTCACACCGATTAATAGCAGTCCACCATCGCCATTACCGAGCACATCGTCCGGGTCTGCAGGCGTTTCGATGCTGGAAGAGGATCCGAATGACCCGGAATGGACAGTTGTGTCGCCAGAGCCTCGGCCCAGGAATATCGTTCTGAAGCTGGCCAAGCGATGA